The sequence GCAGGTCTTCAATCAGCAGGCGTACTGTGTGAAGTAACCAACCCAGACGGTACAATGGCAAAAGCACCAGAGATCGTAGCTTTCGGTAAACTACACAACATGCCAGTACTGACCATTGAAGATATGGTGATGTACCGCAATGAGTTCGACCTAAAACTGGCTTAATGCTTAGTGCTTGGTGCTTGGTGCTTGGTATCCCGATATTTACTCAAGCGCATTGACCTAAACAGATTTAGGCTCACCAATTGAGCAAAGCTTATTTTAAGCAGGGCATAGTGACTGTCACTCAAACAGCTTTTACAGCTGATTGATGCCGTCAAGTAAACCCTGTTAGCGTCTGAATAACATCCCAAATTAGAGCCTCACTGATTTCAGTGGGGCTTTTTTCATACTTACGTCCGATAAAGAACCGAGCCAATTAGCAATTATTATCATTAACAACACAATTTTGTTATGTTATAACATTACAAATCATTACTCATCACTAGGATAAAAGCATGAAAAAGCTTGCCGCACTGGCGCTACTTTCCATCAGTGCACTACTCATATGGATATTTGTACCATCGAAAGAAACACAACCAACAACACTCAACATCTCAGGTCCCTTCGAGTTTACTGACCAAGATTTGTCGAAAAACGGCTATTTATTTACACGGTTACAAGTTGTTGAAGCGCTTACTGCTATCGACAAGTCAGGCAACGTCACACCTTTATTAGCGAAAGAATGGACAACTAACGCAAACAATCTACGCTGGGAATTCACATTGCGCCCAGACGTTGTTTTCCACGATGGTTCACCGCTTACCGCGCAAGCTGTTCAAACTTCTCTTTCTCACGCTTTAAATAAACCTGGCGTATTAAAGCGAGTACCTATCAAAGAAATATCAGCTTCAGACAACCTGCTAGTCATCGAGCTATCTCAACCTTATCGACCATTGCTGGCCGTGTTAGCGCATTACACAGCAGCGATTGCAGCACCAAGTTCGTTTGATCAACAAGGGACCGTGGCGCAATTGAGTGGTACAGGCCCTTATAAAATCCAAGAATTACAAGCTCCTCATAAAGCGCATGTTGTCAAAAATGCTGACTACTGGGGCACAAAAGCCTCGATTGAACATGTTCACTACCTTGCAGGTCATCGCTCTGAAAGCCGTGCTTTGTTAGCACAAACCGGTCAAGCCGATCTGGTTTACACACTCGATCCAGCCAGTATCGACCTACTTGAGTCAGCAAAAAATGTTGAATTAGTGATGGAGTCAATCCCAAGAACGATCCTAATTAAGTTGAATAATGAACACCCATTTTTGAATCATTCAGATGTGCGTCAGGCGATAAGCCTGGCTTTAGACCGAACGGGTATTTCAAAACAAATCGTCCGCGTTCCGGGCTCTGAAGCGTATCAACTGTTTGCCCCTTCTCTTGGTGCATGGCACATCAATAACCTTGAGCAAACTCAGCGCAATATCGACCAAGCGAAAACATTACTCGCAGGGCAAGGTTGGCAGGAAAATGAGGAGG comes from Vibrio syngnathi and encodes:
- a CDS encoding ABC transporter substrate-binding protein, whose product is MKKLAALALLSISALLIWIFVPSKETQPTTLNISGPFEFTDQDLSKNGYLFTRLQVVEALTAIDKSGNVTPLLAKEWTTNANNLRWEFTLRPDVVFHDGSPLTAQAVQTSLSHALNKPGVLKRVPIKEISASDNLLVIELSQPYRPLLAVLAHYTAAIAAPSSFDQQGTVAQLSGTGPYKIQELQAPHKAHVVKNADYWGTKASIEHVHYLAGHRSESRALLAQTGQADLVYTLDPASIDLLESAKNVELVMESIPRTILIKLNNEHPFLNHSDVRQAISLALDRTGISKQIVRVPGSEAYQLFAPSLGAWHINNLEQTQRNIDQAKTLLAGQGWQENEEGVLSREGKPFDITLTTYSDRPELPIVATAIQAQLKEVGIQVNVSIDNSSAIPSKHKDGTLEMALVARNFGTTADPLALLMRDFASHKGSDWGPMNWSSDEFSSLLQRLSVEPNQDHYNQMTQEASSILADEMPLIPVTFYTQLVAVNERVNHFSFDPFEINYRISEMTIND